CGCGGCAAGTCGATCGGCTACTACGAGAAGAAGGACATCACCATCGACGAACTCACCGCCCAGATGGCCGGCGGCGCGGAACTCGCCGAACTTGCCCACGAACTCGAACAGCTCGGCGGCCACGGCGACGTCGTTAAAGAAGTCCAAGGCGAAGTGGCCGAGGTGTCACAGACCACGGGCAAGGCGTACACGTAGCAGCTGCGGCGGGACGGGGCCGGGCCGTTTGCCCAGCCCCGTTCAGCCGTGCCGCAGCCAGGTCCCTGCGGGGGCCGGTCAGCAGCTTTGACTCATTGAAAGGACCAGCCCATTGGCTTACATCACCCAAAACCCCACCGGAGTCCCGGCTCCCGTGCGGATCGGACTCATCGGCTCCGGCTGGATGGGGGCGTTCCACGCTGAAAGCATCGCCCGCCGCGTCCCGGGGGCCGTCCTCGCGGCCATCGCCGATCCCAACGTTGAATCCGCGGAGGCATTGGCGCGGTCCTTGGGCACGGCCAAGGTTACGGCCAACGCCGAAGATATCCTGGCTGACCCGGAGATCGACGCCGTGGTCATCGCGAGCCCGGCGCGCTTTCATTCATCCCTCATCGCCCAGGCCGCCGCATCCGGGAAACACGTGTTCTGCGAGAAGCCCGCCGGACAGGGGCTCGATGAGCTCGATGCCGCCATGGCCGCGGTGGAGGCGGCCGGTGTGCACTTCCAGATCGGCTTCAACCGCCGGTATGCCGAAGATTTCCAGGCTGCCAAGAAAGACCTGGCGGCTGGCATAGCCGGGACACCGCAGCTCCTGCGTTCGCTCACCAGGGACCCCGGCAATGGCAGCATCCCGAACGCCGCCAGGGTCCCCGCATGGACCATCTTCCTGGAGACGCTCATCCACGATTTCGATACCCTCAACTGGTTCAACGAAGGCGCCGAACCCGTGGAGGTCTACGCCGTTGCGGATGCCCTTGTGGAGCCCGGCCTGCGTGACCAGGGCTTCCTGGACACTGCAGTGGTGACCATCCGATACAGCAACGGGGCCATTGCCGTGGCGGAGGCGAACTTCAGCTCACTCTACGGTTACGACATCCGCGGTGAGGTCTTCGGTTCCAAGGGAATGGTGCAGGCCGGCCGGGCCACGGAAACAGCCGCCCGCCGCTATACCGCGGACGGGCTGTCAGCCGAGACTCCCAGGCTCAACGTTGAACTTTTCCGGCAGGCCTACACGGACGAACTCGCCGACTTCGCCGATGCGGTGCGCGCACAGCGTGACGGCGTGCCGCCGTCGTCGGCCGGTTTCACCCTTACACCGGGAGCCGCAGATGCCAGGCGGGCGCTGGCCACAGCGCTTGCCTGCATCGAGTCGGTTAAGCAAGGCGCACCGGTGGCCGTGCCCGGGCTGGCGGCATCCGCCGGACGCGGCGACAGGGCAGGAGCCTGATGCGGCTGGCTGTTTGTGCGGAAATGGTCTTCACGGACCTGCCGTTCGCTGAACGGGTGCGCAGGATCCATGAGTCCGGGTTCGACGTCGAGCTGTGGGACTCGCGCAGCAAGGATATCCGCGCGCTCAAGGCTACCGGGGCAGTATTCTCGTCCATGACGGGGTACACTGCCGGCAGCCTCGTGGACCCCGACACTGCCGACGACCTTGTCCGGACGGCCGAGGCGCTGATCCCCACGGCACTGGACCTCGGCGTGAGCCGGCTGGTGGTGCATCCTGCCGAACTCATCGACGGCCATGCCGCCCGTCCCGTCTACCGGTCGAGCGGGCGGATGTGGAGCACCGGGGCCCGGACCCTGGAACGCCTCGGCAGGCTGGGCGAAAAGTACGGCGTGACGTTCTGCCTGGAGAACCTCAACACCATCCTCGACCATCCCGGCATTCCGCTGGCACGCGCGAAGGACACGCTGGCGCTGGTGGAGGCCGCCGGGCACCCCAACGCCAAGATGATGCTGGATCTGTATCATGCGCAGCTGGGGGAGGGTAACCTCATTGAGCTGGTGCGGACGGCACTGCCCTACATCGGCGAGATCCAGGTTGCGGACGTCCCGGGCCGCTGCGAACCCGGAACCGGGGAGATCAACTACGCGGCCGTCGCAAGGGCGCTCGCGGACGCAGGCTACGGCGGGACGGTGGGCATGGAAGCCTGGGCGAAGGGCGACAGCGAAGCGGCACTGGATGCTTTCCGGACCGCATTCACGGTTTATGCAGAGGAGAAATCATGAGGGACGTGGTCCTTGGCCTGGTTGGGGTGGGGCGGATCGGCGTTATGCACGCCAACAACATCGCCGCGTTGAACGGGGTCCTGAACCCGGAGGGCATCAACGTCCGCCTCCGGCTCACTGACGTGGCCGCAGACCACGCCCGGTCCGTCGCGGCCGGACTTGGCGCCGAGTTCCTGCCCTCCGTGCAGGCCCTGATCGCGTCCGGGATCGACGGCCTGGTGGTCGCGACGGGAACCGGAACCCACCCCGAACTGATCAAGGCAGGGGTCGACGCCGGGATCCCGGTCTTCTGCGAAAAGCCCGTGGCCATGAATGTGGCGGACGCCCTGCCCGTTCTGGACTACATCCGGAACAGGCAGGGCGTTGTGCAGATCGGCCACCAGCGCCGCTTCGATGCCGGCTACCTGGAAGCCCGGCGGGCCTATCAGGCGGGGGAGCTGGGCTGGATCCATTCTCTGCGGGCCGTCACCTGCGATATGACGCCTCCGCCCGTGGAGTTCCTGGCCAGCTCCGGCGGACTCTTCCGGGACTGCTCCGTCCATGATTTCGACATTCTTCGCTGGCTGACCGGCCGCGAAATCGTCGAGGTCTATGCCAAAGGCTCCAACAACGGCGACCCCGCCATCGGCGAGGTTGGGGACGTGGACACGGCCCTTGCGCTGGTGACGTTCGACGACGGGACCGTCGGTACCGTCTCCGCCACCCGTTACAACGGGGCCGGCCACGACGTCCGCCTGGAAATCCAGGGGTCGCGCAGCTCGCTGATGGTGGGCCTGGACGACAAAACGGCAATGGCCTCGGCCGAAGCCGGCGTAGGCTTCCCCTCGGGCGAGCCCCACAAGACTTTTGCGGAACGGTTCGACCAGGCCTACCGCTCCGAGATGGAAGCCTTCGTGGAGCTGATCCTGGGCCGTCGCGAAAACCCCTGCACGCCGGAAGACGCCGTGGCCGCGTCCCGGGTGGCCGACGCCGCCCAGGACTCGCTGGCGACGGGGGTTCCGGTCCGCGTGGCCCAGAAGGTGGCCCGGTAACCTTATCCACCCATTGCTGATGCCACTCTCCGCGTGCGGTGAGGGGCCTCAGCCGTCTTCGCAACGTCGTGGCCTTAAATGTCAGAGCCCGGCGTCATGCTGTAGGTATGGAAAGCAACGCAGCTCCCGACCGCTTGGCGGTACCGGACGCCGTGGTTCGGGAGGTTCCGGACTGGCTTGAAGCGATCGCCGCGTCCGTTGCTGTTCTTGCGCGGCTTTGCGCTTCCGCCGAGTCCGCGGATGGTCCCGATGCCAACCTTCTGCAGCTCGCGGCCGATACATCTCTTCAGGCCCTCGAGGAAGTCGCGCGTCTGGAAGGACGGACTGCCGAATTCAAGGTCCGGATGGCCTCGGTTTATACGGAAGCCTCGCGGTGCATCGCATCCCCAGCAGTGAGCCGGGGCGACGAGGCTGCCTTGGAAATGGGGGTGGTCGCGGAAGTTGCCTGCGCTCTGACTGTCAGCGAAGGAACCGCAGCAGCTTTTCTGGCGGAGTCCCGCACGCTGACCACCACCTTGCCGCTGACGCTTGCTGCGTTGCGGGCGGGGACACTGTCCTGGCAGCACGCGCGGATCATGTGCGACGAAACAGCCAGTTTGGAGCCCGCCGCCGCGGCGGGCCTGGAGGCGCATTTTCTGGACCCGGAGGCTCCCCAGGCTGCGCGGGGCTGCCCGGCCGGGGAGTTGGTGCCGGGCAGGTTCCGGGCCAAGGCGCGCAGCTGGCGCGAGCGCCATCATCCTGTCAGTATCGAAATTCGCCACCGCAAGAGCGCTCGGGAGCGGCGCTTGGAATACACCCCTGATCGGGATGGCATGGCGTGGCTGTCGGCGTATTTGCCGGCGGATGCGGCGGCGGGTGTCTGGTCGCGTGCCACGGAGGCGGCACGTGCTCTGCAGGGTCCGTCGGAGTCCCGGACTCTGACGCAGCTTCGTGCGGACGTCGCGGCCGCCTGGCTGCTCGAAGGCGTCGCGGAAGGAACCCCGTCGCCCACAGCGCAGGTCCTCGTGACTGTTCCGGTGCTGTCGCTGTTGGGCTCCGGGACGGAACCGGCTGAACTGGATAGCTACGGACCCATTCCTGCGTCCATGGCGCGAAGGCTTGTCGGGGAGGGAGCGGGGTCGTTCCTGCGGGTGCTGACTGATCCGCGTGACGGGGCACCGCTGGAGATCGGACGCACCAGCTACCGGGTTCCGAAGTCGATGCGTCAATGGTTGCGGCTGCGGGATGGCCGGTGTCCTTTTCCGGGGTGCAACAACCAGTCCCTGGATAACGAGGCTGATCACCTGTTGGCCTGGTCTGAGGGAGGCGGCACAGGGATCACGAACCTTGGCCAGCCATGCCGCAGGCACCATCGCCTCAAACACAGCACACGCTGGAAACCGGTTGACGCCACCCTTGATAAACCGCCCGGGTGGATCTCGCCCTCAGGACGCTACTACCGCAGCGAACAACAGGACTGGGCACCACCCGACTGGGAACCAACACAGTGGCCGGACGATCCCCAAGGCCTTGACTCACAACCGCCGGATGGCGCGTTGCCGGACAGGGCGATAGTCCCGGCTGCCTAGAGTTGCGCGCGAACTGGGCGGCGCTCTGAAACTCCGCGAGAACTGCGGCCCGGGGTGTGCCCGGCGCTCCGCGACGCCCGCAGCCAGCGTGAACGCAACTACGCGGTGAACGGCAGCCGCGGGTCCACGTCCTGGCCCTCCCAGGTCTGGCGGATCCAGCCGTGGTGCGGGTCGTCGCTGATGAGCCAGTCGCGGACACGGCCGGGACCGGCCATGACGTTCAGGTAATACAGGTCGTAACCCGGCGCGGCCATTGCGGGTCCGTGCCAGCCGTAGGGCACCAGGACTACGTCGCCGGTGCGGACCTCGGCCCCGACATCGATCGGTCGCTCGTCCGAGGCGTAGACCCGGGCGTAGCCGACCGCGTCCGCGTCCTGCGGAGAGCCCGAATCCGGAGCAACCCGGGTCTCGAAGTAGTAGATCTCCTCGAGGCTGGTTTCGCCGTCTTTTTCTTCGTCATGCTTGTGCGGGGGATAGGAGGACCAGTTGCCGGCCGGGGTTATGACTTCGCAGACGATGAAGCGGTCTGCCTCGAGCGCGGCCGGGGTGCCGAAATTGTGCACCTGCCGGGAGCAATTGCCGGCCCCGCGGAGCTCCACGGGGGTTTCGGCTGCGGTCACAAGCCGCGTCGGGTACGACGCCTTGGCGGGAGCCGTGGCAACGGCCACCCTGCCGCCGTCGGCCGAGCTGATGGTGACTGATTTCCCGATGCCCGTGTAGAGCACATCGCTGGGGCCGCTGAACACGCTGGCCCTGCCGGCCAGCGTGAAGTCCTGGCCGTCGACGGCGGCAGTAAAGGATCCGCTGAGCGGAACCACAATGCGTTCCTCGCCGGCAGCAGGAAGTCCGACGGCGGCACCGGCCGCCAGCGTCGCGACCTTGAGTCCCGTATGGGCCCAGCCGTCCACGTGCAGTGCCGAGTCCGACGTTCCCAGCGAGATGTCCCAGCCGCCGTCAGCGGCGGAACCCAGCGGATATACCCAGTTGGCCATAGATATTGCTCTTTCGTTTTAGGGCGTGCTGCGGGCAGGCGCAGGCGCCTAGCGCTGGACGAGCGTCATTTCGAAGCTGTAGGAGTCGCCGCGGTAGACGTGGTGGCCGGTTTCCACCATGCGGCCCGTGTCGTCCACGGCCGTGCGTTCCATGGTCACCAGCGCAGACCCGGGCTCCGTCTCCAGCAGCGGCGCCTGGTAGTCGTTGGCCACCATGGCCCCGATGCGCTGCGAGGCCAGCCGGAAGTTCACGCCGCCGTTGCGCAGGATCGCGTACAGGCCCTGGGCGCCCAGCTGGGCTTCATCGATGGGAGTGATGTCGTCCCGGACCCAGTTTTCCATCAGGGCCAGCGGCTTGCCGCCCACCTTGCGCAGCCTGGTGAAGTGGTAGACCTTGGCGCCGGCGGGAAGCTGGAGGGCCTCACGCGTGGGGGCGTCGGCCTCGATATGGGAGAAGCTGAGCACATCGGTGGTCGGCTTGCTCCCGTTGTTGGTGAGGTCATCGTAGAGGCTGGAGAGCTCCAGCGGCCTCCGGACCTGGCTGGAAACAACCTGCGTTCCCACCCCGCGCTTGCGTACCAGGAGTCCGGAACGCACCAGCTCATCCATGGCCTTGCGCATGGTGGGCCGGGACAGGTTGAGCTGCGCCGCCAGGTCGATCTCGTTGTCCAGCCGGCTGCCCTGCGGGAGCAGGCCGGTGTGGATGGCGGACTCGATGCCCTGGACTACCTGGTGGTAGAGGGGCACCGGTGAAGAGCGGTCGATGCTGAGATTAAGTTGATTCGCCACTGAGCGCTCCCTTGTGCTCCGCGCATGCCCGTGGCTCCGGTTCATCCGCGTATGTCAGGCATATGTTCGCTTGATAGGACATACTGCCTTTTTGACGATAATAGCAGGCTGATTTGGGCCCGCCAAGGATAAGCCGTGCCCATTTGCCCGTTGCGGGCAGGGTCCGGGCACGGTCCGGCAGTCCGGCAAGGCCTAAGGTCTGTTGCGGCAAACCTCCACGAATGCCCGGAAGGGAGCCAGTCGTCCCTCGGCGGGCAGCTCACGGGCCTCAGGGTGCCACTGGACCGATGCGGCCCAGCGCAGCGGATCCTCCAGGGCTTCAACTGTGCCGTCTGCGGCCTGCGCCGTGACAACAAGCCCCGAGGCAACCCGGGCTATGGCTTGGTGATGGCCGGAGGCGATCTTCAAGGTCACGCCCGCCGGCGTTCCTTCCTGGCCATAGAGGCCGGCCACCCTGGAGCCCGGGACAACATCAACATCGTGCCAGGCCCAGGGACCGCTCCTGCCTGGCTCCGCCCCGGCTGCCGGAGCAGGCTCGTGGTGCGTCACCGCGCCGGCGGGCATGTCCTGGACCAGGGTTCCACCGTAAAGGACGTTCAGCAGCTGGTGTCCGCGGCAGATCCCCAGCATCGGCAACCCTGCATCAAGGGTGGTGCGGGCAACGGCCAGGTCCAGGCCGTCCTGCGCCGGGTTCACGTCATAGCACTCCTGGCCCTGCTCTTCGCCGTAGAGCCCCGGGTCCAGGTCGCCTCCGCCGGGAAGTATGACGCCGTCCAGCCCCATGAGCGTTTCGGCCAGCCGCCCGTCGCCGGGTTCGGCGGTGAGGAAGACCGGCTCCCCGCCGCCGTCGCGAACCAGGTCCACAATGAAGTCGAACAGTTCGTTGGCCTCCCCGACCCGCGGATCGGGGTCCAGCGAGCTGCTGAGGCGGACCGGGATTCCAATCCGGGGGCGGCCGTGTGAGCGCGGGGGCGAAGTGTGCATGACCCATTCTGCAACAGCTCGAAACGGTTACGCTTGCCGGATGAACAACAGATACCTCGTGTCCCGCCAGCGCTTCATTGCAGCCGCTCCGGAGGTGATTTTCGAGGTGCTGGCGTCGCCCGCCCTCCATAGTGAGATCGACGGTTCGGGCACGGTGAAGGCGGCCCAGCCTCGCGGGCCGCAGCGGCTGGCTCCCGGAGCGAAGTTCGGCATGGAGATGAACGTGCTGGTCGACTACAAAATCCTCAACACGGTGTGTGAGTTCGAGGAAGGCAGACGCATCGCCTGGCGGCATTTCTACGGCCACGTGTGGCGCTACGTGCTGGAGCCGTCCACCGACGCCGCGGGCATTCCGGGAACCCTCGTAACCGAGCAGTGGGACGCCCGGCAGGTGCGCGGGAAGGTCTTCCTCCGCCTGGCCGGCTACCTTCGCCGCCACCCGGCAAACCTGGAGGCCACCCTGGCGAAGCTGGACAAGTATGTTTCCGGCTCGGGCCATGATGCTGGTCCGGGCCGCGTTCGACAGTAATGTGGAAGGCGCCCGGAACAAAGGGCAACACCGAACGTAGGAGCCAGGATGGGCCGCAGGACACTCGTTGACGACCTCGTCGACGGCCTGCTCGATGACATCCTCGAAGGCAAGCTGAAGCCGCACGATGCCATCCCGCCCGAAGCTGACATCGCCAAGGACTACGAGGTCAGCAGGCTCACCGTCCGCGAGGCACTCAAGGCCTTGCGCGCCCAGAATATCCTCTACGTCAAGGCCGGCCGCGGAACCTTCGTCAACCCCACGGACAGCTGGACGGGGCTGGACGCGATCTTCAAGGCGGCCTCGCATGGAAGCGGCGCAGACCGGGTTTCCGTGGGCCTGATCGAAATGCGGCGCATGGTGGAAACCGGGGCCGCCGCCCTGGCTGCCAAACGGTACACGCCCGAGCATGCCGAACAGATGCGCGAGTGCATCGCGGACATGAAACGATTCCACGCGTCCGGGGACCTGGACCGCTTCGTCCAGGCGGACATCGGGTTTCACGACGCTGTGCTGAAGGCGTCGGGCAACCCCTTTGTGCGCGCCCTGTTCGCCCAGCTCGGCCAGCTGCTTTACCTGACCCGGCGGGAAACGTCTGCCGTCCCCGAGATCCAGCGGCACGCCATTGAGTATCACCAGAGGGTGCTGGACGGCATCCTGAGCGGTGACGCCGAGCTGTCCCGGCGAGCCATGGACGAGCACATGGAGCAGACGTACCGCGACTACGAAGAGTACGTGCACCACCCCCACTCCTGACGCTGTACCGGCTCCGGGCGCCGCCAAGCCAAGCCCTGACGCCGCCCTACGGGCTGCCCGGGTGCCCCCATCCGCTCAAGGCTTGACGTAACCCAGATCACTCTTCTATGCTCTTTCTCATATTCTTTCGTCAGATGTCTGACATCAGACTCAACGTAGTAGTCGAACGACGGAACCCCCAATATTCCCCTCGGATCGCGCACCGACCGGGTGCCGCGTCCGTCAGATAGAAGGTCGATGATGACTTCACTCTCCATGCAGTCCGCAGGACTCGGCGAACTCGGCGAGCGTACGCTTCGCAAGGTCCGCCGCCGCGTAATGCCACTGATCGTCCTGCTGTACTTCGTTGCCTACCTGGACCGCAACAACGTAGGCTTCGCCAAACTCACCATGAGCGAGGACATCGGCCTCAGCGCCGCCGCCTATGGGCTGGGTGCCGGCATCTTCTTTCTCGGCTACGCCCTCCTCGAGGTGCCGAGCAACGCCGGAATGTACCGTTTCGGCGCCCGTAAATGGCTCGCCCGGATCCTCATCACGTGGGGCATCTTCGCCACCGCCATGTGCCTGGTCAACGGCGAAAGCACCTACTACATCGTCCGCTTCCTGCTGGGTGCGGCCGAGGCCGGGTTCTTTCCCGCAATCCTCTTCTACCTGACGCTGTGGTTCCCCGCCGCGCAGCGCGTCACCGTTTTGGGCATCTTCATCCTGGCCCAGCCCGTATCCAACGCCCTCGGCGCTCCGGTGTCCGGCCTGCTGCTGCAGCTGGACGGCGTCATGGGCCTGCAGGGCTGGCAGTGGCTGTATATCATCGAGGGCATTCCCGCGATCCTGCTCGGCCTGCTTACTCCGATCCTGATGACCGACCGCCCGCGGGACGCCAAATGGCTCAGCACGGACGAGCGTGAATGGCTCGCCACCACAATGGATGCCGAACTGGCGGCCAAGTCCAAATCAGGAAGCCACAACTTCCTGGCCGGACTGAAGGACAAGCGCACGCTCGTGTACTCCGCCCTCTACTTCGGCCTGGTCTGCGGCATTTACGGCCTCGGCCTGTGGATGCCCACCATCGTGGCCGCGCTTGGCAAGTTCTCCACCGCGGAGGTCGGCTTCATCGTCTTCGTTCCCTACGCCATCGCCGCGGTCTTCGTGTACTTCTGGAGCAAGCGGGCAGATCGGACAGGCAAGCGCGCCTGGCACACCGCCGTCAGCATGGTGCTGGCCGGAATGGGACTGCTGGCTGCCGGCTACCTTCTGCCGGTCAATCCCGTCCTGGCCCTGGTCGCCCTGACCGCATCGGCCATGGGCATCTACGGTGCAATTGCCCCGTTCCTTTCCATGCCTTCCGCCGCGCTCACCGGGGCAGCAGCTGCCTCCGGCCTCGCCCTGGTCAATTCCCTAGGCAACCTCGGCGGTTTCGTGGCACCGTACGCGGTGGGCCTGCTCAAGGACGCCACGGGCAACAACCAGAGCGGCCTCCTGTTCCTGTCCTTCTGCCTGTGCGTCACTGCCGTGGCCACCTACTTCTACGCACGGAAGCGCCCCGAAGGCGACGCCGCACTG
This genomic window from Arthrobacter sp. 24S4-2 contains:
- a CDS encoding Gfo/Idh/MocA family oxidoreductase, whose translation is MAYITQNPTGVPAPVRIGLIGSGWMGAFHAESIARRVPGAVLAAIADPNVESAEALARSLGTAKVTANAEDILADPEIDAVVIASPARFHSSLIAQAAASGKHVFCEKPAGQGLDELDAAMAAVEAAGVHFQIGFNRRYAEDFQAAKKDLAAGIAGTPQLLRSLTRDPGNGSIPNAARVPAWTIFLETLIHDFDTLNWFNEGAEPVEVYAVADALVEPGLRDQGFLDTAVVTIRYSNGAIAVAEANFSSLYGYDIRGEVFGSKGMVQAGRATETAARRYTADGLSAETPRLNVELFRQAYTDELADFADAVRAQRDGVPPSSAGFTLTPGAADARRALATALACIESVKQGAPVAVPGLAASAGRGDRAGA
- a CDS encoding TIM barrel protein; protein product: MRLAVCAEMVFTDLPFAERVRRIHESGFDVELWDSRSKDIRALKATGAVFSSMTGYTAGSLVDPDTADDLVRTAEALIPTALDLGVSRLVVHPAELIDGHAARPVYRSSGRMWSTGARTLERLGRLGEKYGVTFCLENLNTILDHPGIPLARAKDTLALVEAAGHPNAKMMLDLYHAQLGEGNLIELVRTALPYIGEIQVADVPGRCEPGTGEINYAAVARALADAGYGGTVGMEAWAKGDSEAALDAFRTAFTVYAEEKS
- a CDS encoding Gfo/Idh/MocA family oxidoreductase codes for the protein MRDVVLGLVGVGRIGVMHANNIAALNGVLNPEGINVRLRLTDVAADHARSVAAGLGAEFLPSVQALIASGIDGLVVATGTGTHPELIKAGVDAGIPVFCEKPVAMNVADALPVLDYIRNRQGVVQIGHQRRFDAGYLEARRAYQAGELGWIHSLRAVTCDMTPPPVEFLASSGGLFRDCSVHDFDILRWLTGREIVEVYAKGSNNGDPAIGEVGDVDTALALVTFDDGTVGTVSATRYNGAGHDVRLEIQGSRSSLMVGLDDKTAMASAEAGVGFPSGEPHKTFAERFDQAYRSEMEAFVELILGRRENPCTPEDAVAASRVADAAQDSLATGVPVRVAQKVAR
- a CDS encoding HNH endonuclease signature motif containing protein, which encodes MESNAAPDRLAVPDAVVREVPDWLEAIAASVAVLARLCASAESADGPDANLLQLAADTSLQALEEVARLEGRTAEFKVRMASVYTEASRCIASPAVSRGDEAALEMGVVAEVACALTVSEGTAAAFLAESRTLTTTLPLTLAALRAGTLSWQHARIMCDETASLEPAAAAGLEAHFLDPEAPQAARGCPAGELVPGRFRAKARSWRERHHPVSIEIRHRKSARERRLEYTPDRDGMAWLSAYLPADAAAGVWSRATEAARALQGPSESRTLTQLRADVAAAWLLEGVAEGTPSPTAQVLVTVPVLSLLGSGTEPAELDSYGPIPASMARRLVGEGAGSFLRVLTDPRDGAPLEIGRTSYRVPKSMRQWLRLRDGRCPFPGCNNQSLDNEADHLLAWSEGGGTGITNLGQPCRRHHRLKHSTRWKPVDATLDKPPGWISPSGRYYRSEQQDWAPPDWEPTQWPDDPQGLDSQPPDGALPDRAIVPAA
- the iolB gene encoding 5-deoxy-glucuronate isomerase; its protein translation is MANWVYPLGSAADGGWDISLGTSDSALHVDGWAHTGLKVATLAAGAAVGLPAAGEERIVVPLSGSFTAAVDGQDFTLAGRASVFSGPSDVLYTGIGKSVTISSADGGRVAVATAPAKASYPTRLVTAAETPVELRGAGNCSRQVHNFGTPAALEADRFIVCEVITPAGNWSSYPPHKHDEEKDGETSLEEIYYFETRVAPDSGSPQDADAVGYARVYASDERPIDVGAEVRTGDVVLVPYGWHGPAMAAPGYDLYYLNVMAGPGRVRDWLISDDPHHGWIRQTWEGQDVDPRLPFTA
- a CDS encoding GntR family transcriptional regulator — its product is MANQLNLSIDRSSPVPLYHQVVQGIESAIHTGLLPQGSRLDNEIDLAAQLNLSRPTMRKAMDELVRSGLLVRKRGVGTQVVSSQVRRPLELSSLYDDLTNNGSKPTTDVLSFSHIEADAPTREALQLPAGAKVYHFTRLRKVGGKPLALMENWVRDDITPIDEAQLGAQGLYAILRNGGVNFRLASQRIGAMVANDYQAPLLETEPGSALVTMERTAVDDTGRMVETGHHVYRGDSYSFEMTLVQR
- a CDS encoding gamma-glutamyl-gamma-aminobutyrate hydrolase family protein — its product is MHTSPPRSHGRPRIGIPVRLSSSLDPDPRVGEANELFDFIVDLVRDGGGEPVFLTAEPGDGRLAETLMGLDGVILPGGGDLDPGLYGEEQGQECYDVNPAQDGLDLAVARTTLDAGLPMLGICRGHQLLNVLYGGTLVQDMPAGAVTHHEPAPAAGAEPGRSGPWAWHDVDVVPGSRVAGLYGQEGTPAGVTLKIASGHHQAIARVASGLVVTAQAADGTVEALEDPLRWAASVQWHPEARELPAEGRLAPFRAFVEVCRNRP
- a CDS encoding polyketide cyclase / dehydrase and lipid transport, translated to MNNRYLVSRQRFIAAAPEVIFEVLASPALHSEIDGSGTVKAAQPRGPQRLAPGAKFGMEMNVLVDYKILNTVCEFEEGRRIAWRHFYGHVWRYVLEPSTDAAGIPGTLVTEQWDARQVRGKVFLRLAGYLRRHPANLEATLAKLDKYVSGSGHDAGPGRVRQ
- a CDS encoding FadR/GntR family transcriptional regulator, which codes for MGRRTLVDDLVDGLLDDILEGKLKPHDAIPPEADIAKDYEVSRLTVREALKALRAQNILYVKAGRGTFVNPTDSWTGLDAIFKAASHGSGADRVSVGLIEMRRMVETGAAALAAKRYTPEHAEQMRECIADMKRFHASGDLDRFVQADIGFHDAVLKASGNPFVRALFAQLGQLLYLTRRETSAVPEIQRHAIEYHQRVLDGILSGDAELSRRAMDEHMEQTYRDYEEYVHHPHS
- a CDS encoding MFS transporter — translated: MTSLSMQSAGLGELGERTLRKVRRRVMPLIVLLYFVAYLDRNNVGFAKLTMSEDIGLSAAAYGLGAGIFFLGYALLEVPSNAGMYRFGARKWLARILITWGIFATAMCLVNGESTYYIVRFLLGAAEAGFFPAILFYLTLWFPAAQRVTVLGIFILAQPVSNALGAPVSGLLLQLDGVMGLQGWQWLYIIEGIPAILLGLLTPILMTDRPRDAKWLSTDEREWLATTMDAELAAKSKSGSHNFLAGLKDKRTLVYSALYFGLVCGIYGLGLWMPTIVAALGKFSTAEVGFIVFVPYAIAAVFVYFWSKRADRTGKRAWHTAVSMVLAGMGLLAAGYLLPVNPVLALVALTASAMGIYGAIAPFLSMPSAALTGAAAASGLALVNSLGNLGGFVAPYAVGLLKDATGNNQSGLLFLSFCLCVTAVATYFYARKRPEGDAALEPAVAAAAAVNATKAS